One window of Stigmatella aurantiaca genomic DNA carries:
- a CDS encoding flagellar hook-length control protein FliK — MATDSDSSKPAPDTRAVSPELRLLDRRAFVGFPPLVLAPGLSITDFALQIPDVTFPFNFSAGPSRYQRKKLLFGFLELTVDADLVARKVSELAGRLSGIEELKLHFRPGYLEGQARLLGPERTPVTFKVAFDGDGEKLALYLYDVRLYGFSPTASVQVPGVLAAAVAELGLLPEVEVQGATGFSTRVLPALCQQAAVTRGFKMPELDQARLSAAEVSSKGLRLRFAAGGLPPPAAPDDELLMTLEGARAFAEQEALIAEGRLAEAREAYLQVGDAQDAHPFAAERLLSLLVADPQAHDLALDVASALLRRREKSPAALWGEAVVRERRGEGPRAAERYLALSALSRRTSEDAAAFHAAEAAARCSRDTAPQVAVKALHELLGLKPDHLPSLKSLARASDLAKDRAGAVRAYRRLAALARDPVEAADAHVHLARLCAQTEDDIAGARLHCEAALRLAPDQPDALLLLGELCHRGGEHLRALKALDRLREVALARHELDRVGQANLLAGRVWEEGLQQLDNALLRYREAVTLMPGEAEPRFAAARVAESLGKVQEALDGYLQALELAGPAPRSESVRRAAHASHHALARLSRTRLGDPARAREHLEAALALDARDLPALEELIPYFRATGRTQELADALEKAAAVYEEPGKRAALWAEAGELYRARLQQPEKAERLLTSALEADPDHKPALEALLALAEAQRDGRQLTRCLGALARLTAEPQERAQKYRRLAVAARDLTFDLELSVHALQEVLRAEPDDLPTLGELCALQRKRSDMGGLATALEERARVAEAQGDKRLAAAALRELAGVLEARLGRVGEALVALEKAARLTPDAAVLLDLADLSLRCERPEHARRALESLLSSLPRTAAPERLADIRARLGRACEMLGDREAAVAAYAQAFPLRRLDDALATRLESLYTELGETRELAELWATRAQALASADRVAEAAPLFLKSARHLLSRGEKPAALLRLSSALDADPQGPLAAEVLELLAELELERGEKLEAARLYARKAGLIADTRLGARLLFRASLLAAGSAREETYLAEALERDATFSPARVRRAELRLPSDPRGALEDLEAVLALPLSDPDAPRETELLSLNRKAATAAVRANRPDAARRLLAQYSTHAPSDLEAQLELVELHRKAGARDALADLLTELWPRLRGEAQRQARRELAELALSLGRPAEAATALRALLAEEPTDLWAARALMDLLPAPGTGTPEEEAERLVLLGTQLSAAEGEERATLLARRAALHRAAGRAEAARDDYTEAARLALRPAPLWLALAELAHVAQDEVAELSAWRRAVAADPSVGERARDRLLVLAATLVEKDVREPAREALRAVLGLELSPADRCEAFFSLATLARRDGQPEAEAEALADAARQGPLPRRVEALLSRAALLEQRDSLEEAARSLEGALALSPRHPGATLALQRVLRRLEDWSALAALLAAEAPHAPASTAASLYAELAGLYLDRLAQPAEAEAALRESLRLSPEDMRVRRQLVTLVVGQGSLLEAATLLEEAVPQQSPSEAAELLWEASAHAQKASEQDRALVLARRAHALVPAEGKHLEELAGLLFQAGDVKEALPLQEKLAARADFAGAPEAAEATLRRLGELAERAGDLKRAVDAWRRLAAQRPLNEEAVQRLAVLLERDDPRAAFEALVAHAKALPPSDETAQRLVALSERALASLADVNVAASLLARAAEMASEPLPLRQSLAALYRERGRTLELLVELRRVATLAVRAGQVDTALAAYDEEARLAEDSGRMDEALETLGILRDLLVSQEKPAGAAAYERRRAELLQDVKLDLLAAEASLERSFTLAADLETARMGEGLAVRRSDPAAQARWLERMLPLQAGAREQGEVLLRLTRLYLGVLDDAAKAEASLREALRRDRGLTEAEQLLSELLEREGRLAELAAWYEECAEEEPDAARRSALLRRAASIYRERAGRPDAAVIALLAARAAAPDDLELTAQTAELLHEVGRAEDAAEFDAILLETDPFREPVFTRQREFLTKTGDTQSLAALMLRRAQHQPPREAAASYLAAARYFREDGAMERARLCEDQAFELDATNTEAFELLRERMAGDVRRLVDLLAQRAAALPDEEARPLLRERAERLLEAGETLLAAEAFDAYLAQAGEDMEALAARAELAAQGGGPSASQPYDRRLVAVGQGLPVPVRVRTWMRLGHASLAIGAYRDAADAFEAVVALDPEGERGQEALSLLSEAYARTGDNPGLFRASIQLARRAEGATAEVLYRRAADLFEDPSEAIDALLPLARLHPADPALIDRAVEGLRTLGWHSELLEVYESGASAVGGPRAAELLLAAASVAEAQLGDDDWAWKLRQRAAQTDPSHEVALRQLVDGLRQRGDTVRLLEALERLVARTQDADEAPLLRLELASLARAARQFPLARRALEEVVEQGPSGVGYADALDALEPLLDDAPLRRAEIRLARSELASGEATKVALLVSAAEDFETAGRLPEALKAAKAAASVSPRVPTLRLQARLHQAAGETDRAARTLLLAARAAKADEQSALLLEAAGLWEEAGEAAEALEVLERLVTDAPEALEPSEWARRFLRLGAPERALAVGFSPAMAEGRLSDALALAESARDEARVREALWALVAQPEEAPGAVDRLVGGLREEKDFAGLLTLAERLSPQDPARSEALRAEVLEAVEAPGALRLRAFELLSTHEAFPERARGLLSSVGQLPEELAGALLIHVRTWHAAERIEALGVAAEHWPERRTALLRERLGHERAEGLKEDAERTLEQLIEGEADLAERVALRLERGELLLTLSQRARARQAFEQVLTEDATNQAAVKHLLALLDEKDESAPFVAMAERLEALVGAEAMAPYRERWAEAHEALWQPEKAAAQLEALPETPERLARRVRLAEERGLTGEALLLRERLTEAPAELESILRQYLDAQLLAFAARLAGRLLEREALSPEATRLVAERLSPTREGAALATRLWPGLLRERPVDVDGWTLFAEALRLLGRPEAAERVDGIAAALSSSEAPAPAVSVTPLPLPGEFRHPSPPGALAVTGESLPRLYTALRPTLEALGAGGVRVLLDPEGGVEAYLLGPDALVLGAGTLTCFGPAELGFLCALALSLGEAGVALSRPGDVPGLREAAVASFRSVPASLAAGRVLAQLAPGVRGGDPRAVALGPVLATSEPFRAVAFTVLELVEAAR; from the coding sequence ATGGCCACCGACAGCGATTCCTCCAAGCCCGCGCCCGACACGCGCGCCGTGTCCCCCGAGCTCCGGTTGCTGGACCGGCGAGCCTTCGTGGGCTTTCCGCCGCTGGTGCTCGCGCCCGGCCTGTCCATCACCGACTTCGCGCTGCAGATTCCGGACGTCACCTTCCCGTTCAACTTCAGCGCGGGGCCCTCGCGCTACCAGCGCAAGAAGCTGCTCTTCGGCTTCCTGGAGTTGACCGTCGACGCGGACCTGGTGGCCCGCAAGGTGTCGGAGCTGGCCGGACGGCTCTCGGGCATCGAGGAGCTGAAGCTCCACTTCCGTCCGGGGTACCTGGAGGGGCAGGCCCGGCTGCTTGGCCCGGAGCGCACCCCCGTCACCTTCAAGGTCGCCTTCGATGGGGACGGCGAGAAGCTGGCGCTCTACCTGTACGACGTCCGCCTCTATGGCTTCTCGCCCACCGCCTCCGTGCAGGTGCCCGGGGTGCTGGCGGCGGCCGTGGCGGAGCTGGGGCTGCTGCCCGAGGTGGAGGTGCAGGGCGCCACGGGGTTCTCCACCCGGGTGCTGCCCGCGCTGTGCCAGCAGGCCGCGGTGACGCGGGGCTTCAAGATGCCGGAGCTGGACCAGGCGCGCCTGTCCGCCGCCGAGGTGTCCAGCAAGGGGCTGCGCCTGCGCTTCGCGGCCGGAGGGCTGCCCCCGCCGGCGGCTCCGGATGACGAGCTGTTGATGACGCTGGAGGGCGCGCGGGCCTTCGCGGAGCAGGAGGCGCTCATCGCCGAGGGCCGCCTGGCCGAGGCGCGCGAGGCCTACCTCCAGGTGGGGGACGCGCAGGACGCGCACCCCTTCGCCGCCGAGCGGCTCCTGTCGCTGCTCGTCGCGGACCCCCAGGCGCATGACCTGGCGCTGGATGTGGCGTCGGCCCTGCTGCGCCGCCGCGAGAAGAGCCCCGCGGCCCTCTGGGGCGAGGCGGTGGTGCGCGAGCGCCGGGGCGAGGGGCCCCGGGCCGCCGAGCGCTACCTGGCCCTGAGTGCCCTGTCGCGCCGCACCTCCGAGGATGCCGCGGCCTTCCACGCCGCCGAGGCCGCCGCGCGCTGCTCGCGTGACACCGCGCCCCAGGTGGCGGTGAAGGCGCTGCACGAACTGCTGGGCCTCAAGCCCGACCACCTGCCCTCGCTCAAGTCCCTGGCGCGCGCCTCGGACCTGGCGAAGGACCGGGCCGGGGCGGTGCGTGCCTACCGGCGGCTGGCCGCGCTGGCGAGGGACCCCGTCGAGGCCGCCGATGCCCACGTGCACCTGGCGCGCCTGTGCGCCCAGACGGAGGACGACATCGCCGGCGCGCGCCTGCACTGCGAGGCGGCGCTGCGGCTGGCCCCGGATCAGCCCGATGCCCTGCTGCTCTTGGGCGAGCTGTGCCACCGCGGGGGCGAGCACCTGCGCGCCCTCAAGGCGCTGGACCGGCTGCGCGAGGTGGCCCTGGCCCGGCACGAGCTGGACCGGGTGGGGCAGGCGAACCTGCTGGCGGGCCGCGTCTGGGAGGAGGGGCTCCAGCAGCTCGACAACGCGCTGTTGCGCTACCGCGAGGCGGTGACGCTGATGCCCGGCGAGGCCGAGCCCCGCTTCGCCGCCGCGCGCGTGGCCGAGTCCCTGGGCAAGGTGCAGGAGGCGCTCGATGGGTACCTCCAGGCGCTGGAGCTTGCCGGGCCCGCGCCGCGCTCGGAGTCCGTGCGCCGCGCCGCGCACGCCAGCCACCACGCCCTGGCCCGGCTGAGCCGCACGCGCCTGGGAGACCCCGCCCGGGCCCGGGAGCACCTGGAGGCCGCGCTCGCGCTGGACGCGAGGGACCTGCCGGCCCTGGAAGAGCTGATTCCGTACTTCCGGGCCACTGGCCGCACGCAGGAGCTGGCCGACGCGCTGGAGAAGGCCGCCGCGGTGTACGAGGAGCCCGGCAAGCGCGCCGCGCTGTGGGCCGAGGCCGGAGAGCTGTACCGCGCCCGGCTCCAGCAACCGGAGAAGGCCGAGCGCCTGCTCACCTCCGCGCTGGAAGCGGACCCCGACCACAAGCCCGCGCTGGAGGCCCTGCTCGCCCTGGCCGAGGCGCAGCGGGATGGACGGCAGCTCACGCGGTGCCTCGGGGCGCTGGCGCGGCTGACGGCGGAGCCGCAGGAGCGTGCCCAGAAGTACCGGCGCCTCGCCGTGGCCGCGCGCGATTTGACCTTCGACCTGGAGCTGTCCGTCCACGCGCTCCAGGAAGTGCTCCGGGCCGAGCCGGATGACTTGCCCACGCTGGGCGAGCTGTGCGCGCTGCAGCGCAAGCGCTCGGACATGGGCGGCCTGGCCACCGCCCTGGAAGAGCGCGCGCGCGTGGCCGAGGCGCAAGGCGACAAGCGGCTGGCGGCGGCGGCCCTGCGCGAGCTGGCCGGGGTGCTGGAGGCGCGGCTGGGCCGGGTGGGCGAGGCGCTGGTGGCGCTGGAGAAGGCCGCCCGCCTGACGCCGGATGCCGCCGTGCTGCTGGACCTGGCGGACCTGTCGCTGCGCTGCGAGCGGCCGGAGCATGCCCGGCGCGCCCTGGAGTCCCTGCTGTCCTCGCTGCCGCGCACCGCCGCGCCCGAGCGCCTGGCCGACATCCGCGCCCGCCTGGGCCGCGCGTGCGAGATGCTGGGGGACCGCGAGGCCGCCGTGGCCGCCTACGCGCAGGCCTTCCCCCTGCGCCGGTTGGACGATGCGCTCGCCACCCGGCTGGAGTCGCTCTACACGGAGCTGGGCGAGACGCGCGAGCTGGCCGAGCTGTGGGCCACCCGGGCGCAGGCCCTGGCCTCCGCGGACCGCGTGGCCGAGGCCGCGCCGCTGTTCCTCAAGAGCGCGCGCCACCTCCTGTCCCGGGGCGAGAAGCCCGCGGCGCTGCTGCGCCTCTCTTCCGCGCTGGACGCGGACCCTCAGGGGCCCCTGGCCGCCGAGGTGCTGGAGCTGCTCGCCGAGCTGGAGCTGGAGCGGGGCGAGAAGCTGGAGGCCGCCCGGCTCTACGCGCGCAAGGCGGGCCTCATCGCCGACACGCGCCTGGGCGCGCGGCTGCTCTTCCGCGCCTCCCTCCTGGCCGCGGGCAGCGCCCGGGAAGAGACGTACCTCGCCGAGGCCCTGGAGCGGGATGCCACCTTCTCCCCCGCGCGCGTGCGCCGGGCCGAGCTGCGGCTGCCCTCGGATCCGCGCGGGGCGCTGGAGGACCTCGAGGCCGTGCTGGCCTTGCCCCTCTCGGATCCGGATGCGCCGCGCGAGACCGAGCTGCTCTCGCTCAACCGGAAGGCCGCCACCGCCGCGGTGCGCGCGAACCGGCCGGATGCCGCCCGGCGCCTGCTGGCCCAGTACAGCACCCACGCGCCTTCGGACCTGGAGGCCCAGCTCGAACTCGTGGAGCTGCACCGCAAGGCCGGGGCCCGCGATGCGCTGGCCGACCTGCTGACGGAGCTGTGGCCCCGGCTGCGCGGCGAGGCCCAGCGCCAGGCCCGGCGCGAGCTGGCGGAGCTGGCCCTCTCCCTGGGACGGCCCGCCGAGGCCGCCACCGCCCTGCGCGCCCTGCTCGCCGAGGAGCCCACGGACCTCTGGGCCGCGCGGGCGCTGATGGACCTGCTCCCCGCGCCGGGCACGGGAACGCCGGAGGAGGAGGCCGAGCGCCTCGTCCTGCTGGGCACCCAGCTCTCCGCCGCCGAAGGGGAGGAGCGCGCCACGCTGCTCGCCCGCCGCGCCGCGCTCCACCGGGCCGCGGGCCGTGCCGAGGCCGCCCGGGACGACTACACCGAGGCCGCGCGCCTGGCGCTGCGCCCCGCGCCGCTCTGGCTGGCCCTGGCCGAGCTGGCCCACGTGGCCCAGGACGAGGTGGCGGAGCTGTCGGCCTGGCGCCGCGCCGTGGCCGCCGACCCCAGCGTGGGGGAGCGCGCCCGGGATCGCCTGCTCGTGCTGGCCGCCACGCTCGTGGAGAAGGATGTCCGGGAGCCGGCCCGCGAGGCCCTGCGCGCTGTGCTGGGGTTGGAGCTCTCTCCCGCCGACCGCTGCGAGGCCTTCTTCTCCTTGGCCACGCTGGCGCGCCGGGACGGACAGCCGGAGGCCGAGGCGGAAGCGCTTGCGGACGCCGCGCGCCAGGGCCCGTTGCCCCGCCGGGTGGAGGCTCTGCTCTCCCGCGCCGCGCTGCTGGAGCAGCGGGACTCGCTGGAGGAGGCCGCGCGCAGCCTGGAAGGGGCGCTCGCGCTCAGCCCGCGTCACCCAGGGGCCACCCTCGCGCTCCAGCGCGTGCTGCGCCGCCTGGAGGACTGGTCCGCGCTCGCCGCGCTCCTGGCCGCCGAGGCGCCGCATGCCCCGGCCTCGACCGCCGCATCATTATATGCGGAGCTGGCGGGGCTGTACCTCGACAGGCTGGCGCAGCCCGCGGAGGCCGAGGCGGCGCTGCGCGAGTCGCTGCGCCTGTCCCCCGAGGACATGCGCGTCCGGCGCCAGCTCGTCACCCTCGTGGTGGGCCAGGGCAGCCTCCTGGAGGCCGCCACGCTCCTGGAGGAAGCGGTTCCCCAGCAGTCGCCCTCCGAGGCCGCTGAGCTGCTGTGGGAGGCCTCGGCCCATGCCCAGAAGGCCTCCGAGCAGGACCGGGCCCTGGTCCTCGCCCGGCGTGCGCATGCGCTGGTGCCCGCCGAGGGCAAGCACCTGGAGGAGCTCGCCGGGCTGCTGTTCCAGGCGGGGGATGTGAAGGAAGCGCTGCCCCTTCAGGAGAAGCTCGCGGCCCGGGCCGACTTCGCGGGTGCCCCCGAGGCGGCGGAGGCCACGCTGCGGCGCCTGGGCGAGCTGGCCGAGCGGGCCGGGGACCTGAAGCGCGCGGTGGACGCCTGGCGGCGCCTAGCGGCGCAGCGTCCCCTGAACGAGGAAGCCGTTCAGCGGCTCGCGGTATTGCTGGAGCGGGACGACCCGCGCGCGGCCTTCGAGGCCCTCGTCGCGCACGCGAAGGCCCTGCCGCCCTCGGACGAGACGGCCCAGCGGCTGGTGGCGCTGTCGGAGCGGGCCCTCGCCTCGCTGGCGGACGTGAATGTGGCGGCCTCGCTGCTCGCGCGCGCCGCGGAGATGGCCTCCGAGCCCCTGCCGCTGCGCCAGTCGCTCGCGGCGCTCTACCGGGAGCGCGGCCGGACGCTGGAGCTGCTGGTGGAGCTGCGCCGGGTGGCCACGCTCGCGGTCCGGGCGGGGCAGGTGGACACGGCGCTCGCCGCGTATGACGAAGAGGCCCGGCTCGCCGAGGACTCGGGGCGGATGGACGAGGCGCTCGAGACGCTCGGCATCCTGCGCGATCTGCTGGTCTCCCAGGAGAAGCCCGCCGGGGCCGCCGCCTACGAGCGCCGCCGCGCGGAGCTGCTGCAGGACGTGAAGCTGGATCTCCTCGCGGCCGAGGCGTCCCTGGAGCGCTCCTTCACGCTGGCCGCGGACCTCGAGACGGCGCGGATGGGCGAGGGGCTGGCCGTGCGCCGGAGCGATCCGGCCGCGCAGGCCCGCTGGCTGGAGCGCATGCTGCCGTTGCAGGCGGGGGCGCGCGAGCAGGGCGAGGTGCTGCTGCGCCTGACGCGGCTGTACCTCGGGGTGCTGGACGACGCGGCCAAGGCGGAGGCCTCGCTCCGGGAAGCGCTGCGGCGGGACCGGGGGCTGACCGAGGCGGAGCAGCTCCTCTCGGAGTTGCTGGAGCGGGAGGGCCGGCTCGCGGAGCTGGCCGCCTGGTACGAGGAGTGCGCCGAGGAGGAGCCGGACGCCGCCCGCCGCTCGGCCCTGCTGCGCCGCGCGGCATCGATCTACCGGGAGCGTGCGGGGCGTCCCGATGCGGCCGTCATCGCGCTCCTGGCCGCCCGGGCCGCCGCTCCAGATGACCTGGAGCTCACCGCCCAGACCGCGGAGCTGCTGCACGAGGTGGGCCGCGCCGAGGACGCCGCGGAGTTCGACGCCATCCTCCTGGAGACGGACCCCTTCCGCGAGCCGGTCTTCACCCGGCAGCGGGAGTTCCTGACGAAGACGGGTGACACGCAGTCCCTGGCGGCGCTGATGCTGCGCCGGGCCCAGCACCAGCCTCCGCGCGAGGCCGCCGCGAGCTACCTGGCCGCGGCGCGCTACTTCCGGGAAGACGGGGCGATGGAGCGCGCCCGGCTGTGCGAGGACCAGGCCTTCGAGCTGGACGCCACGAACACCGAGGCCTTCGAGCTGCTGCGCGAGCGGATGGCCGGGGACGTGCGCCGGCTGGTGGACCTGCTCGCCCAGCGCGCGGCGGCGTTGCCGGACGAAGAGGCCCGGCCGCTGCTGCGCGAGCGCGCGGAGCGGCTGCTGGAGGCCGGGGAGACGCTGCTGGCCGCGGAGGCCTTCGACGCCTACCTCGCCCAGGCGGGGGAGGACATGGAGGCGCTGGCCGCGCGCGCGGAGCTGGCGGCACAGGGCGGGGGCCCGAGCGCCTCGCAGCCCTATGACCGGCGCCTGGTGGCCGTGGGCCAGGGGCTGCCGGTGCCCGTGCGCGTGCGGACGTGGATGCGGCTGGGCCATGCCTCGCTCGCCATCGGCGCGTACCGGGACGCGGCGGATGCCTTCGAGGCGGTGGTGGCGCTGGACCCCGAGGGGGAGCGCGGCCAGGAGGCGCTGTCCCTTCTCTCGGAGGCCTACGCGCGGACCGGGGACAACCCGGGCCTGTTCCGCGCCTCGATTCAGCTCGCGCGCCGGGCGGAGGGCGCGACGGCGGAGGTGCTCTACCGCCGCGCCGCGGACCTCTTCGAGGACCCCAGCGAGGCCATCGACGCGCTGCTGCCCCTGGCGCGCCTGCACCCCGCGGACCCGGCGCTCATCGACCGGGCGGTGGAGGGGCTGCGCACCCTGGGCTGGCACAGCGAGCTGCTGGAGGTGTACGAGTCGGGCGCCAGCGCCGTGGGCGGCCCGCGCGCCGCGGAGCTGTTGCTGGCGGCCGCCTCCGTGGCCGAGGCCCAACTGGGCGACGACGACTGGGCCTGGAAGCTGCGGCAGCGGGCCGCGCAGACGGACCCCTCGCACGAGGTGGCGCTGCGCCAGCTCGTGGACGGCTTGCGCCAGCGGGGCGATACCGTGCGCCTGCTGGAGGCGCTGGAGCGGCTGGTGGCCCGGACGCAGGACGCCGACGAGGCGCCCCTGCTGCGGCTGGAGCTGGCCTCTCTGGCGCGTGCGGCGAGACAGTTCCCCCTGGCGCGCCGGGCGCTGGAAGAGGTGGTGGAGCAGGGCCCCTCGGGCGTGGGCTACGCCGACGCACTGGATGCGCTGGAGCCCCTGCTCGATGATGCGCCGCTGCGCCGCGCGGAGATCCGCCTGGCGCGCTCGGAGCTGGCAAGCGGCGAGGCCACGAAGGTGGCGCTGCTCGTCTCCGCGGCGGAGGACTTCGAGACCGCGGGCCGGTTGCCGGAAGCCCTGAAGGCGGCCAAGGCGGCGGCGTCCGTGTCGCCCCGGGTGCCCACGCTGCGGTTGCAGGCGCGCCTGCACCAGGCCGCGGGGGAGACGGACCGCGCGGCGCGGACGCTGCTTTTGGCGGCTCGCGCGGCGAAGGCGGACGAGCAGTCCGCGCTGCTGCTGGAGGCCGCGGGGCTCTGGGAGGAGGCAGGAGAAGCGGCCGAGGCGCTGGAGGTGCTGGAGCGGCTCGTGACCGACGCGCCCGAGGCCCTGGAGCCGTCGGAGTGGGCGCGGCGCTTCCTCCGGCTGGGCGCGCCGGAGCGGGCGCTGGCGGTGGGCTTCTCACCGGCGATGGCCGAGGGCCGTCTGTCCGACGCCCTGGCCCTCGCCGAAAGCGCGCGGGACGAAGCACGCGTGCGCGAGGCCCTCTGGGCGCTCGTGGCGCAGCCGGAAGAGGCCCCCGGGGCCGTGGACCGGCTGGTGGGGGGCCTGCGCGAGGAAAAGGACTTCGCGGGGCTGCTGACGCTGGCGGAGCGGCTCTCCCCCCAGGACCCAGCGCGGAGCGAGGCCCTGCGGGCCGAGGTGCTGGAGGCGGTGGAGGCGCCGGGAGCCCTGCGCCTGCGTGCCTTCGAGCTGCTGAGCACCCACGAGGCGTTCCCCGAGCGGGCGCGGGGGCTGCTGTCCTCCGTGGGCCAGCTTCCGGAGGAACTCGCCGGGGCGCTGCTCATCCACGTGCGCACCTGGCACGCCGCGGAACGCATCGAAGCGCTCGGGGTGGCGGCGGAGCACTGGCCGGAGCGCCGCACGGCGCTGCTGCGCGAGCGCCTGGGCCACGAGCGCGCCGAGGGCCTGAAGGAGGACGCGGAGCGGACGCTGGAGCAGCTCATCGAGGGCGAAGCGGACCTCGCGGAGCGCGTGGCGTTGCGCCTGGAGCGGGGCGAGCTGCTGCTGACGCTCTCCCAGCGGGCCCGGGCGCGGCAGGCCTTCGAGCAGGTGCTCACCGAGGACGCCACGAACCAGGCGGCGGTGAAGCACCTGCTGGCGCTGCTCGACGAGAAGGACGAGAGCGCCCCCTTCGTGGCCATGGCCGAGCGCCTCGAAGCGCTGGTGGGGGCCGAGGCCATGGCGCCCTACCGGGAGCGCTGGGCGGAGGCCCACGAGGCCCTGTGGCAGCCCGAGAAGGCGGCGGCGCAGCTCGAGGCCCTTCCAGAGACGCCGGAGCGGCTGGCCCGCCGCGTGCGGCTGGCGGAGGAGCGGGGCCTCACGGGCGAGGCGCTGCTGCTGCGCGAGCGGCTGACCGAGGCGCCCGCGGAGCTGGAGTCCATCCTCCGGCAGTACCTGGACGCCCAGCTCCTGGCCTTCGCGGCGCGGCTGGCCGGACGGCTCCTGGAGCGGGAGGCCCTCTCGCCGGAGGCCACGCGCCTGGTGGCCGAGCGCCTGTCGCCCACCCGCGAGGGCGCGGCGCTGGCCACGCGGCTCTGGCCCGGACTCCTGCGGGAGCGGCCGGTGGACGTGGACGGGTGGACGCTGTTCGCGGAGGCGCTGCGGCTGCTGGGGCGCCCCGAGGCCGCCGAGCGCGTGGATGGCATCGCCGCGGCGCTGTCCTCCAGCGAGGCCCCGGCCCCGGCCGTCTCCGTCACGCCCTTGCCCCTGCCGGGGGAGTTCCGCCACCCCTCACCGCCCGGAGCGCTGGCGGTGACGGGCGAGAGCCTCCCGCGCCTGTACACCGCGCTGCGGCCCACGCTGGAGGCGCTGGGCGCGGGTGGGGTGCGCGTGCTGCTGGACCCGGAAGGGGGCGTGGAGGCGTACCTCCTGGGACCGGACGCGCTGGTGCTGGGGGCCGGAACGCTCACGTGCTTTGGCCCGGCGGAGCTGGGCTTCCTGTGCGCGCTGGCGCTGAGCCTGGGCGAGGCGGGCGTGGCCCTGTCGCGGCCTGGAGACGTGCCGGGCCTGCGGGAGGCGGCGGTGGCGTCCTTCCGGTCCGTGCCCGCGTCGCTCGCGGCGGGCCGGGTGCTGGCGCAGCTGGCGCCCGGGGTGCGCGGAGGAGATCCCCGCGCCGTGGCGCTGGGCCCGGTGCTGGCCACCAGCGAGCCATTCCGCGCGGTGGCATTCACGGTGCTGGAACTCGTGGAGGCGGCCCGGTGA